CATGTGACAAAATCCAAATTTCCATTTTTTCCTGCTTTCTAAATTATCAATCTTCTCTTTTTACACTTAACAAGTACTGTTTAGAATAAAACTAATAAATTTATTTTTTAATTATTCATTTTAAACATTTTGATTTAAACCCTTTTGTATAATAATTTTTCCCAATAATCATTGTTTTTATTTTAAATCCTTCAGGGAAATCTTTAAATCCTTCTTGTAATTTTCTCTTTTCTATAATTTCTTTAGCTTTTTCCTTATTTGAAAAAAATCCTATTAATGCTCTAAAGTTTTTATTATCATCAAAATATAGCATGTAAATTTTTTGTTTTACTTGTTTACTGAATTCCATGCACTATTTCCTCCTCTGTCAATTGATTTTTTTATTTGATTATAATCTGATGTAGGTCCTTTATCCCACCCACCCTCTCCATATCTTTCATCTAAAATTCTCTTCAAATATGCTTCTCTATCCTCTCCTTTTTTTGGTGGTTTATTATCCTGCCAACTTGGATGTCTAGTTGACCTTTCTTTTTGACTT
This portion of the Leptotrichia trevisanii DSM 22070 genome encodes:
- a CDS encoding DUF7336 domain-containing protein, whose protein sequence is MEFSKQVKQKIYMLYFDDNKNFRALIGFFSNKEKAKEIIEKRKLQEGFKDFPEGFKIKTMIIGKNYYTKGFKSKCLK